The genomic DNA TCAGCGTCAGCCGGCCGATGACCATGCCCAGCAGGATGTAGCTCAGCCACTGGAGTACGGGGTAGAAACCGGTGACAAACACATCCGCCGCCAGGGTTGCCGGGGCGAGGAAGGAATCCCACGTGAGGTTTCCGTCAATCTCCGCCGGCGATAGATTCTCCAGCAGCCAGCCGCGCAGCAGGTAGGCGAGCACGGGGGAGGCGAGCAGCCATGCTCCCGTCCAAACGGCCAGGCGCCGCAACGGCATCCCCACGAACGGCAGCGCCAGGAGGAACAGCACCGCGTAGTGGAAGAGGATGATGGCGATGCTGGTCTGCAACCCGCCCAGGGCCAGCCCGACGAGGGCAATAATCAGCGCACGGACCGCGATGCCGCGCCGGTCCCGGTTCACTGCCTTCGCTTCATGGGGCTGGCTGCCGCCCGTGAGCAGCGCCAGCCCGACGCCGGCCACCACGGCGAACAGGGCCGAGGACCGGCCGGAGAAGACCAGGCCGGTGAGCGTGCCGTACCCGGTTTCCTGGTTGTACAGCGGCAGGGTGTGGGTGGCGATCATACCCAGCAGGGCTATCCCGCGGGCAGCGTCGATGCCGGTGAGGCGGCGTTGGATCATGCACAGAATCGTCTCACGCACCGTCCAACCGGTTCACCTGCCCGCACCGGCGGCCGGCCGCGGGGGCGTTGTCCGTTTGCGCCACGTTGCGGGTAACGTTTTACTCATGGATTCACTAAACCGCACGCTTCCCTTCGGCACCCTCGTCACCGCCATGGTGACCCCGTTTACCGAGGACGGTGCAGTGGACTTTGACGCCACCGCCTACCTTGCGAACAAACTTGTCGAAGACGGCTGCGACGGCCTGGTGGTATCCGGGACCACCGGTGAAACCTCCACCCTGGAGGACAGCGAGAAGGAAGATCTGTTCCGGGTGGTTGCTGAAACCGTGGGCGGCCGGGCAAAGGTTATTGCCGGCACCGGCACCAACCACACATCCCACTCGGTGGAGATGGCCCGCCGCGCCGAGCGCGCCGGAGCCGATGGACAGCTCGTTGTGACTCCGTATTACAACAAGCCCACACAGGCCGGCGTCCTGGCGCACTTCGACGCCGTGAGCGCAGCTACGGACCTGCCAATCATGATTTACGACATTCCCGGCCGTGCCGGCATCGCACTGAGCACCTCCACCCTCATCCGGCTGGCGGATAATCCCAAAATCCTCGCCCTGAAGGACGCCAAGGCGGACTTTGCCGGAATTACCCGCGTGCTGGCCAACACCACGCTGGATGTTTACGCCGGAGATGACGGGCTGACCCTGCCATGGATGGCCGCCGGCGCCGTGGGCGTGGTGAGCGTCTCCGCCCACATCGCCACGGCTCAGTTCCGTGCACTGGTCGACGCCGCTGCCGCCGGGGACTTTGCCACCGCCCGCCGGATCCATTTCGAACTCGATCCCCTGATCCGTGCCGTGATGACGCATATCCCCGGTGCCGTCTCTGCCAAGCAGATCCTGGCCCTGCAGAAGGTCATTCCCAACGCAGTTGTCCGCCTGCCGCTGGTGGCGCCGGACGCCATCGAAATGGAGGCCGTCTACACTGACCTGGCCGAAGCCGGCATGGATTTCTCCCGGATCGGGGCGTAACGGACATGAGCGTAACCCCGGGCAGCGCGCTGCTCACCCCGCCGGCCCTAGAGCCCGGAACCCTGCGGATCGTCGCCCTGGGCGGACTGGGGGAGATCGGCCGGAACATGGCCGTGTTCGAGATCGACGGCAAGCTCCTGATCGTTGACTGCGGCGTGCTGTTCCCGGAGGAAACCCAACCCGGAGTCGACCTCATCCTTCCGGACTTCTCCTACATCGAGGACCGCCTGGAGGATGTGGTGGGCGTGGTGCTCACGCACGGCCACGAGGACCACATCGGTGCCGTGCCGTACCTGCTGCGCCTGAAGAATGACATTCCCCTGATCGGTTCGCAGCTGACCCTGGCCCTGGTCGAAGCCAAGCTCCAGGAACACCGCATCAAGCCCTTCACCCTCACCGTCAGGGAAGGGCAGGTGGAACACCTCGGTCCCTTCGAATGCGAATTCGTGGCCGTCAACCACTCCATCCCCGACGCCCTGGCCGTGTTCATCCGCACCGAGGCCGGCACCGTGCTGCACACCGGCGACTTCAAGATGGACCAGCTGCCGCTGGACGGCCGGATCACCGACCTGCGCGCCTTCGCCCGGCTCGGCGAGGAAGGCGTGGACCTGTTCATGGCGGACTCCACCAACGCCGACGTCCCCGGCTTCACCACCGCCGAACGCGAAATCGGCCCCGTGCTGAACGAGCTCTTCGGCAAGGTCAGCAAGCGGATCATCGTTGCCTCCTTCTCCTCCCACATCCACCGTGTGCAGCAGGTCCTCGACGCGGCCGCGGCCCACGGACGCTACGTATGCTTTGTGGGCCGTTCCATGGTCCGCAACATGGCCATTGCCGAGAAACTGGGCTACCTGAACGTGCCCGAGGGCATCCTGGTGGACCTGAAGAACGTGGATGACCTGCCTGATGACAAGGTGGTGCTGATGTCCACCGGCTCGCAGGGCGAACCCATGGCCGCCCTGTCCCGGATGGCCAACGGCGACCACCGGATCAGCATCGGCAAGGGAGACACGGTCATCCTTGCCTCATCCCTGATCCCGGGCAATGAGAACGCCGTCTTCCGGGTCATCAACGGACTGATGCGCCTGGGCGCCGATGTTGTGCACAAGGGCAACGCGAAGATCCACGTCTCCGGGCACGCCGCAGCGGGGGAACTGCTCTACTGCTACAACATCCTGCGGCCCAAAAACGCCATGCCGGTCCACGGCGAAACCCGGCACCTGATTGCCAACGGGCGGCTTGCCGCTGCCACCGGCGTGCCGGAACAGAACATCATCCTGGCCGACGATGGCACTGTGGTGGACCTGCGCGGGGGCAAGGCCCGCGTGGTTGGCGAGGTTGAATGCGGATTCGTCTATGTGGACGGCTCCAGCGTCGGCGCCATCACCGATACGGACCTGAAGGACCGGCGGATCCTGAGCGAGGAAGGATTCATCTCCATCATTTCCGTGGTGAACCGCAGCACCGGGACCATCGTCTCCGGTCCTGAGATCCACGCGCGCGGGTTCGCTGAAGGGGACGCGGTCTTCGACGAGATCATTCCCAAGATCAGTGCGGCACTGGAGGAAGCGGTGCGGTCCAACACCGACCACACCACCTACCAGCTCCAGCAGGTGGTGCGGCGGGTAGTCGGCACCTGGGTCAACCGCCGGCTGCGCCGCCGGCCGATGATTGTGCCGGTAGTCGTCGAGGCCTGATCCTGCCCGTGCCGATCTAAGCGGATGCGGCCGGGAAACCCTGCCAAAGTGCTGCCCGGCCGCGTAAATTCAGGGGATCGGGCAGCCGATCAGGTAGCGTGGCTCCTATGGCGACTCGTACTTCCCCTGCCGCACGCAGCGGTGCTTCCGGCCCCACAAAGGCCCGCAGCACCGGCGGCAGCACCAGCAAGACATCAGGCAAAGGCAACCCGCGCGGCGGAACCGGGGGCCGGGGGAGCTCCGCGTCACGCCAGTCACCGCCGCAGGAGCAGCTGCCGCTGCCGCTGCGGGCCATTGAAAGCGCCTGGATGGGCGTGGCGCGGATCGCCGGAGCAGGCATCCGCAAACTCGGCACTGATGTCTCCCCGGAGCGGGCAATCCGCCGCGACGGCACCGGTTTCTTCCTGATCCTGCTGGCACTGGCCGTAGCTACCGTTGAATGGTGGGCACTGCGGGGTCCCGTCGCAGATGTTATCCACGCCGGAGCGGCCGGCACCTTCGGCTGGATGGCCCTGGTCCTCCCGTTTATGCTCCTGACCGGATCGGTCCGCCTGTTCCGGTACCCCGAACGCCACCGCGCCAACAGCAGGATCAGCATTGGGCTGGTCATTATGCTGCTTTCCGGCTCCGGCATCACCCACATTGTCGGCGGTTCGCCCGCCCTCTCCGACGGGTTCGACCGGCTGTGGGCCTCCGGCGGCATTGTCGGTTTCCTCGTGGCTGGGCCGCTGTCGGCAGCCCTCACCACCTGGCCGGTGGTGATCCTGCTGTCCTTCCTGGTCTTCGTGAGCATTCTGATTGTCACCGCCACCCCCTTCCGGCACATTCCGCTGCGCCTGCGTGCCCTCTACGAGCACCTGATGGGCCAGGACCTGGCACCGGATGATCCCGAGGCCCACGACCAGAGCTACCTGTACGGAAATTCTGCACCGGAGAAGGTCAAAAAGCCGCGCAGGAGCCGGCGGGAAAAGCAGGCCGAAGCTGCCGCCGCCGCTGCGGCTCAGGAAGGGTTTGCCGGAGATGAGGCCTTTGAACGGGCCCTGCTGCAGGATGAGGAAGACGAAGCGGCTGCAGCTGCCGCGGCCGCTCCTGCGGTCCCGCCGGGAGTGCGGCGGCCCACCCAGGCGGAACTGGCCACCCAGAAGATCCGCCGCAACCAGGGGCTTCCGGTGGACGGCAGCCCTGTCGCGGACTCCGCCGAGCCGCCCACCGAAGCGATCAGCATGGTCCCGGGTGCCACCGAAGTGCTGAACCTGGCCTCCGCCGGCGCCCCGGTTCCGCCGGTCCCGTCCAAGCCCGTGGCGCACACGCCCCCGGCCGCGCCCATTCCGCAGCGCACCGAACAGCTGCAGCTCTCCGGCGACATCACCTACACCCTGCCGCCGTCGGACTTCCTGCCGCCGGGCCCGCCCGCCAAGGAACGCTCCGAAGCCAACGACGCCGTCGTCGCCGCCCTGACACACACGCTGGAACAGTTCAACGTGGATGCCAAGGTCACCGGCTTCTCCCGCGGCCCCACGGTCACCCGGTACGAGATTGAACTTGGCGAGGGCACCAAGGTGGAACGGGTTACCGCCCTGTCCAAGAACATTGCCTACGCGGTGGCCAGCTCCGATGTGCGCATCCTTTCGCCCATTCCCGGTAAATCCGCCATCGGCATCGAGATTCCGAACGCGGACAAGGAAGTCGTGGCCCTGGGCGATGTGCTGCGTTCCAACTCCGCCCGCAAGACCGAGCACCCCATGGTGATGGGTGTGGGCAAGGATGTTGAGGGCGGGTTCGTTGTCGCGAACCTGGCCAAGATGCCCCACCTGCTGGTGGCCGGTGCCACGGGTGCCGGTAAATCCTCGTTTGTGAACTCCATGATCACCTCCATCCTGATGCGCTCCACCCCGGACGAGGTGCGCATGGTGATGGTGGACCCCAAGCGGGTGGAACTGACCGCCTACGAAGGCGTGCCGCACCTGATCACGCCCATCATCACCAACCCGAAGAAGGCCGCCGAGGCCCTGCAGTGGGTGGTCCGGGAAATGGACACCCGCTATGACGACCTGGCGAACTTCGGGTTCAAGCACATTGACGACTTCAACAAGGCCGTCCGTAACGGCAAGGTGGTGCCCCCGGCCGGCTCAAAGCGGGTCATCCGCGCCTACCCGTACCTGCTGGTGATCGTGGACGAGCTGGCGGACCTGATGATGGTCGCCCCGCGGGACGTGGAAGACTCCATTGTCCGCATCACCCAGCTTGCCCGCGCCGCCGGCATCCACCTGGTGCTGGCCACCCAGCGTCCCTCCGTGGACGTGGTGACCGGCCTGATCAAGGCCAACGTGCCCTCCCGGATGGCCTTCGCGACGTCCTCGGTCACCGACTCCCGCGTGGTCCTGGACCAGCCCGGCGCGGAAAAGCTGCTGGGCCAGGGCGACGCCCTGTTCCTGCCGATGGGTTCCAACAAGCCCATCCGCGTTCAGGGTGCCTGGGTCACCGAGTCCGAGATCCACCGGGTGGTGGAGCACGTCAAGAACCAGCTCCAGGCCGTCTACCGTGAAGACGTCACCGTCACCGCGCCGAAGAAGCAGATCGACGACGACATCGGAGATGACCTCGATGTTCTGCTGCAGGCCACGGAACTGGTGGTCACCACCCAGTTCGGCTCCACGTCCATGCTGCAGCGTAAGCTGCGCGTGGGCTTTGCCAAGGCCGGACGCC from Arthrobacter zhangbolii includes the following:
- a CDS encoding heparan-alpha-glucosaminide N-acetyltransferase domain-containing protein produces the protein MIQRRLTGIDAARGIALLGMIATHTLPLYNQETGYGTLTGLVFSGRSSALFAVVAGVGLALLTGGSQPHEAKAVNRDRRGIAVRALIIALVGLALGGLQTSIAIILFHYAVLFLLALPFVGMPLRRLAVWTGAWLLASPVLAYLLRGWLLENLSPAEIDGNLTWDSFLAPATLAADVFVTGFYPVLQWLSYILLGMVIGRLTLTNLPVQVGLLAAGIFAAVTSKFLSYYLLGSLGGFDALQATASGQRWPLARMLEVNLSPVEQTGSWWWLALAGPHSNTSLDMLHAAGTAAAVLGACLLLTRARPNLLLPLSAAGAMTLTLYSLHVWVMSVVDLQVPPLEPMPVFWIQATIYVVLAILFQRIEARGPLEFLTSGASRLARGKSGAGTAARKR
- the dapA gene encoding 4-hydroxy-tetrahydrodipicolinate synthase, giving the protein MDSLNRTLPFGTLVTAMVTPFTEDGAVDFDATAYLANKLVEDGCDGLVVSGTTGETSTLEDSEKEDLFRVVAETVGGRAKVIAGTGTNHTSHSVEMARRAERAGADGQLVVTPYYNKPTQAGVLAHFDAVSAATDLPIMIYDIPGRAGIALSTSTLIRLADNPKILALKDAKADFAGITRVLANTTLDVYAGDDGLTLPWMAAGAVGVVSVSAHIATAQFRALVDAAAAGDFATARRIHFELDPLIRAVMTHIPGAVSAKQILALQKVIPNAVVRLPLVAPDAIEMEAVYTDLAEAGMDFSRIGA
- a CDS encoding ribonuclease J; translated protein: MSVTPGSALLTPPALEPGTLRIVALGGLGEIGRNMAVFEIDGKLLIVDCGVLFPEETQPGVDLILPDFSYIEDRLEDVVGVVLTHGHEDHIGAVPYLLRLKNDIPLIGSQLTLALVEAKLQEHRIKPFTLTVREGQVEHLGPFECEFVAVNHSIPDALAVFIRTEAGTVLHTGDFKMDQLPLDGRITDLRAFARLGEEGVDLFMADSTNADVPGFTTAEREIGPVLNELFGKVSKRIIVASFSSHIHRVQQVLDAAAAHGRYVCFVGRSMVRNMAIAEKLGYLNVPEGILVDLKNVDDLPDDKVVLMSTGSQGEPMAALSRMANGDHRISIGKGDTVILASSLIPGNENAVFRVINGLMRLGADVVHKGNAKIHVSGHAAAGELLYCYNILRPKNAMPVHGETRHLIANGRLAAATGVPEQNIILADDGTVVDLRGGKARVVGEVECGFVYVDGSSVGAITDTDLKDRRILSEEGFISIISVVNRSTGTIVSGPEIHARGFAEGDAVFDEIIPKISAALEEAVRSNTDHTTYQLQQVVRRVVGTWVNRRLRRRPMIVPVVVEA
- a CDS encoding FtsK/SpoIIIE family DNA translocase: MATRTSPAARSGASGPTKARSTGGSTSKTSGKGNPRGGTGGRGSSASRQSPPQEQLPLPLRAIESAWMGVARIAGAGIRKLGTDVSPERAIRRDGTGFFLILLALAVATVEWWALRGPVADVIHAGAAGTFGWMALVLPFMLLTGSVRLFRYPERHRANSRISIGLVIMLLSGSGITHIVGGSPALSDGFDRLWASGGIVGFLVAGPLSAALTTWPVVILLSFLVFVSILIVTATPFRHIPLRLRALYEHLMGQDLAPDDPEAHDQSYLYGNSAPEKVKKPRRSRREKQAEAAAAAAAQEGFAGDEAFERALLQDEEDEAAAAAAAAPAVPPGVRRPTQAELATQKIRRNQGLPVDGSPVADSAEPPTEAISMVPGATEVLNLASAGAPVPPVPSKPVAHTPPAAPIPQRTEQLQLSGDITYTLPPSDFLPPGPPAKERSEANDAVVAALTHTLEQFNVDAKVTGFSRGPTVTRYEIELGEGTKVERVTALSKNIAYAVASSDVRILSPIPGKSAIGIEIPNADKEVVALGDVLRSNSARKTEHPMVMGVGKDVEGGFVVANLAKMPHLLVAGATGAGKSSFVNSMITSILMRSTPDEVRMVMVDPKRVELTAYEGVPHLITPIITNPKKAAEALQWVVREMDTRYDDLANFGFKHIDDFNKAVRNGKVVPPAGSKRVIRAYPYLLVIVDELADLMMVAPRDVEDSIVRITQLARAAGIHLVLATQRPSVDVVTGLIKANVPSRMAFATSSVTDSRVVLDQPGAEKLLGQGDALFLPMGSNKPIRVQGAWVTESEIHRVVEHVKNQLQAVYREDVTVTAPKKQIDDDIGDDLDVLLQATELVVTTQFGSTSMLQRKLRVGFAKAGRLMDLLESRGVVGPSEGSKARDVLVKPDDLAATLAAISGGEAPAPAGGADTAALADNANVNHGFEPGGPVDLVAADLESRPQATEYHDGDDDADGSEDAWSLTGR